The genomic window TATATCCTTACTTACCAAATGGACTTTTATCTTCCCTGAACTGGACGTATGACATGCACATGATGGTTGCCTGATTTGTTACTCTTCCCACCACTTCAAGAATTCCTGAGATCTCTTCATCTAGCTGCAGAACGTACCAGAAATGAAATTGGCATCACCAAATTAGCTGCTATTTCCACTGTACAGCACTCGAATCAGAAATTCTCTGAAGGTTTGATCATTACAACAGATTCTGTTCTATGTCAAGCCATACATTAGTACTGGGAGGAGAAGGGGAGTAAGAGAcaacagggaaataaataaat from Meleagris gallopavo isolate NT-WF06-2002-E0010 breed Aviagen turkey brand Nicholas breeding stock unplaced genomic scaffold, Turkey_5.1 ChrUn_random_7180001836725, whole genome shotgun sequence includes these protein-coding regions:
- the RPA3 gene encoding replication protein A 14 kDa subunit, which encodes CFVGRVEKIHPTGKLIVLSDGEGCNATVELSEPLDEEISGILEVVGRVTNQATIMCMSYVQFREDKSPFG